The sequence ggaaggagatttttgcatgtgattctttgacagaaaaaaaaaaaccttatttatttgattttttaatttttatatgtgcttgacTAGTTTTGATAAATCTATAAATAATGGATAAAGATTGGTAAGTTGAGTTTTATTTGGACTTTATGTAAGTTTCCCTTTATttaatagaaaaggagaaaattgaTTGGCATAAATTGATGTAGGCGATGACACAAGTAGCTCTTGGTCCAAGATTGATGAAAACGAGTGGCCCAATCCAGTAAGGCCCAGCAGCTACAGTCCACATCAAACAACCCGTGAAGCTCCAGAATTAACCAAAAATAACCGTAttagtataatatatgtataatctatatataatgtatataacaacaacaatctatacataatgtatataattatatataatctatgtatatcggttaaaaaaaataatttatgtatAAATCTCGATTGAAAATGCAGAACGAGTCTTTTTATGATATCCTTGGCCAATTTTagataatttaaaatatttttcacaGTTAGAAAGTTATTGACGCCATTTCTAATAAAGCCACAATAAATGAAACTTGTTGAAAATGCGGCCAATACTCTTCCTCCATGTGTCCAAATATTCCTAAAACCATACAGAAATATAATTTATTTACTAATCCATATAATTCTTTCGGGGGGGCCACTTAGCTCACAAATTAGTTTTATATAGAATATGTTGTAGAAATTATTTATGTGATAAATAACGTAACACTATACAAATAGTTATGCGATGAATAACAATATAGAATTTTTGCTAATTGTCTATACATTTTTTTATTTGATGTCCCCGAAGGAACTATTACACTCACATTGCACATCTAATTCAATACAAAACAATACACAAATTTACCACGTAACTTAGTTCTCGGGTATTTGCAAAATTTAATAAAGTAGTCGTGTAAAATGATGCATCAATTATATTTTCTTGCACGATAAACCAAGTATTGTACtattcatcttaaattatttatcGTGTTTTTATTTTACAcgcctttaaaaatataataattagaaggtacttttgactattttacccttatttattttttattggtATTTGAACAATCATGATGTTACCCCATAATTGAGGTGTTTGTAGTCTTAAAGAATAATTActattaaggataaaataaaataaaattataattgtcTTAAACTTCTAAactgacaaataatttgagataattatttttagaaatcatgacaGATAATTTGAGACAGAGGGGTATTACTTATGCAAAATTTAAGTGAAATTATTAACGCAATAAACCAAACGAAATATGAGGAGTCAACACATCGACGATGACTAAGTCAAAATGGCAAAATTCCAATCACGACTCATGTTAAGACAAGTCAGATATCACTTACCTTAATCCCTTTTAACTTaacaattctatttttattttatttttttggttttccaTTAGTGTTTGATATCTATTTTGGGATCCAACAAATTCTAAGTTTACATCATGTAAGACCATTAAATAGGAAACGCTTCCTATTAGATTTTTTCTAATTATAgagctcgaactcaaaatattaAATGAAAGGTGAAGGGATCATATCTATTTATCCATAATCATTTGATGATACAATTCAAGTATtaacaaaagagaaaaatcatactaaaatataaagaaatacgGAATAGGAAGTTTCTTAGCTAACACGATCACGCTGTGAGCGTTTTTGAATCGTCAAAATTGACTAGACCAATTATTTGACCAGACTTATCTCATAGAAATATCATATAGTATACATTTAGTCAAGTACTCCACTTTCTTTTATCCAAACCAACAACTCTCAGCTCCCTCATTACTTCATTTCTGAAATAATTATGAATTCTTCAACAAGTTCAAGTGATCAATACCACAAGTTTTCATCTTCTTATGGCGACGAAACCCCCCCGCCGCCGCAGACCGGTGTTCCGGTTAGCTCTAAAGGGCAGTTGTACGTGGAGTCAGTCGATCCGCCGCTGGCCATGTATCGGAAAAAGAAGAATCTTGTTCCATGGTCAACTGGTTTATGTGACTGTATGTCCGACCCCAAGAACtgtaagttcatatgatatttaaaatactttttttttcgtGCTTGTTACTTCCTTTGTTTCAATTTGGTGACATTTTTTGGCTTATCGAAATAAAAACAATATGAACTTTGACGAATATTTTAAAATGTCCTAATAGTTTTTCATTAGACATGAGAAAAAATTTTAACTAATAGATCTTTTCTTataatttttgaatatttaattttagttttgaaatattGAGTTGATCTAATCTAATTTAACTTTAAAAGTTAGTCAAATTGACTCTAAAGAAGCAAAAAGTCCATGTAAATTGAGACGGATGGAGCAAATACTATTAATCAaatatattacttttgattttattgCAATTTGGAATCATGAGTTCTTTAATTTCTGTTTGTTTACATTTTCCCCAATTGTTTGTTTGATCAGGTTGCATAACTTTCTGGTGTCCATGCATCACTTTTGGACAGATAGCTGAGATTATAGACAAGGGTTCTAATTGTAagtatttcttttctctttttattttgatgtttatTTGTTTGAATACTGAGGTTCaatttaaaagataaaatagaaaGTACGAAGAATAAGTGTGTTGACCAATTCTTAAATtggtactatttttttttctttcttctaatcTTACCCACTTCTCAGTCATTGATTTATTGAAAATATTGTACTTACCTTCACTAACGGTAATTTAGTAAATAATTTCTTAAGAGAGTGTAAAGTCAATACATGACAAATAAAAGAAAACGGACGGAATATAAAATACTAAATTCAACTGGCTTGAATTTGCAAGAAACTAACCTGACCAAACCATTAATTTGCACCATTTTTCACAAAGAATTTATGCTAAAATAATCATGAATATTCCTGAGATTCTATAAATTATTATGAACGCACTTATTGCTTTCACCTtaaactatatatacatgtaattGAAATTTTCTAAGCATATTACTTCATTTACACCCATCTTCAGAAAATAGCAGTGGTATAGTATTATTTTAAAATCGTGAATTTATTAATCGTATTTTTTTGGCTTCATATTGCAGCTTGTGGAGTAAGTGGAGCACTATACGCAATAATAATATGTGTGACTGGTTGCCCATGTTTTTACTCTTGTTTCTATCGTTCCAAGATGAGACAACaatacttgttgaaagaaaacCCTTGTGGCGATTGCTTGGTTCACTGTTTCTGTGAAGCTTGTGCCTTATGTCAAGAGTATCGAGAGCTCAAAAATCGTGGAGTTGATATGTCCATTGGTAAAGACAATCTATTTcggtttatttgttttagtttgaTTTGACATAAAAGTTAATAGAGAGGAGAATACTTTTGAAAGTGGTCATAAACAAATCATAATATCTGTATGCCTATAAAAGTTTCGCATAGAGAAAATATAATGGCGGATTTATGTATTGAGGTAAGCACCCATTGGCTTTGGCGAATTGTGTTATGTATTCATAGATaatacttaaaaatataaataattgacCAGGAGCACTCATTAGGATCATGTTTGATCACTGTAAATTCACATTAAAATCAGTGAGGCACCCACGACCtataaattctggatccgccactGAGAAAATATATGAATATGCTAATTTTCTTGAAACagacaaataaaaaaatactGTCAATCTTTTTGAAACTTTGGGAGTTTAATCTATGTCTCAGAAGTACCAATTCAAAAATTGTCTTTTTATTAACTCTGTGTATTTTTTATGAACAGGTTGGCATGGAAATGTGGAGAGGCAAAATCGTGGACTGATTATGCCACCAACAGTTGAAGGAGGAATGAGTAGATAGAGGAATGTGGAATGCCAGAGGGTTCAATAGAGATTTGTAATCTAATATAGTAAGTGAATATTATAGGGAAGGGATTGTGATTTGTGTGTGGTAAGATTTGTAATATTATATTGTACATGTTTATTAATGCTAGTGACTTTGTGACATACTTTATATTCAATTGCGATTACTAAATCTTTGCCGCGTGTATTATATAGTAATAAGTACTTAATAAAACCTAATTAGCGTGTCGTCCTCCACTTCTCTACCCCATTCAGCACTTATTTCCCGTTTTCGATAAAATGGTTTTTAACAATGTCGTTGAATCTTTAGACCACTGATACTACAGTGCTGACTCTTAGTTACTCTACTGAATCCTTTTTAGCCGTCATTTAAGGCTAGTAGTAACTCAGCAactgcaatagttttcacatcaggtctcagccaacaaccccaataaattagtcaaatccttcaagtgtaaactttcacctgtaagtttttaaattgaggtctttagaatataatcctttccaataagaattattattattattattattattattattattattattattattattattattattattattattattattattattattattatatatatagtttaaataataacaataagatTGTTTAGAGGATATATACTTTTGCAGGTAGATGCTTGGTTTTtggattaaaaattaaatatacggGATATAAAGTTGACAAAAGACCTAAAAATTCCCTAAACTTAATACCGTTTATTTGGTGCACATCTAAATTATTACTAGTCCTAATTAGCCCCTGAACTTATTGGCTATTTGATAGCCTTTACACTGCTGGCCTTGTCATGGATATGGAGTCACTAAGGCGTGAAATCGCAGACCAAAGATAACCACAAGCAGAAGAGCTTAATGAGCAGCGAATTCTTCAGTTTTGAAGAGAGgaaagattgaaattttgacgGCCCTCTAGTATCTTGAGGGAGGTTAaggtagcagcagcagcagaatTCTGTAGCGTTAATCGGTTGCTTCCTCTAGATTCTGAAGAGAGGTATATGCACTAAAAATATGACTAGTTAAGTGCAGCAGTTTTTTCAGATGCATTGTTAGTGTTGCATGTTCAGCTTCCACAATGTAGATGCTGTAAAGAGGCAAATATCCTGTCCAGCAGTTTATATTACTGCTTTCTTCAGGATATGCTGCAATGATTGTAATTCTTACAATAAGTTTATTTTTTGCAAGGTTATTCTCTAATCCTACATATGTGACCTagggctgtattttgtcccgggcccgggccttagtgggcctaacgggccgggcctcgcggtcccgggcttcgtggtcccgggctctggcggtcccgggcctggcggtcccggtcttcgtgggcctaatgggtggaaccggcccgtgacgggcctaagcccacatggtcctgtgcttaacgggccgggctcgtgggcttcgcgggcctagcgggttttttttttttttttttaaagacaatttcttgtagtatcatggctatattaatatgtagtatatatgtatatctaattattaaagtgcttgacgaaaaagaaaataacaaaacaatagtaaaacactaaattgtcatgcataaatatcacttcttgatattatattgtatcttatgtatatatattctcttatatattttcttttagtatatatattgtatcttatgtatatattgtagcttataaatatattttcttgtagtatatatattgtatattatgtatatattgtagcataatatattttcttgtagtatattatattgtatcttatgtatatatattctcttatatattttcttgtagtatatatattgtatattatgtatatattgtagcataatatattttcttgtagtatatatattgtatcttatgtatatatattctcttatatattttcttgtagtatatatattgtatattatgtatatattgtagcttataaatatattttcttgtagtatatatattgtatattatgtatatattgtagcataatatatttgcttgtagtatattatattgtatcttatgtatatatattctcttatatatttgcttgtagtatattatattgtatcttatgtatatatattctcttatatattttcttgtagtatatatattgtatcttatgtatatattgtagcttataaatatattttcttgtagtatatatattgtatattatgtatatattgtagcataatatattttcttgtagtatattatattgtatcttatgtatatatattctcttatatattttcttgtagtatatatattgtatattatgtatatattgtagcataatatattttcttgtagtatattatattgtatcttatgtatatatattctcttatatattttcttgtagtatatatattgtatcttatgtatatattgtatcttataaatatattttcttgtagtatatatattgtatattatgtatatattgtagcatataaataattctaagtatagacaaagaaatattgcgaaaagaagctcatgggtagaagcaataaattttattaccaaaaaatgacatatctttcttagtcatccttcccccaatggaatgagcacaacaaggtactaataccaccattagaaggaaaaaaactaaggaagatgtgccaaaatacaagttacatattattctatgtattatctctaacaaatctcataaatccttcaaggttcggaggaggttgcgttggtggtggtggaaaagaagcttgttcatcaccacttccgggcgaagccgaatcctccgtaagttccgctatcatttcttcataagcttcatctatcgccggttgtgcttctgcaattccaaagtttcttctttccgagcggatccaatctctaaacaatactgatttttccaagctatccctcatagacgctctatgatcacctatttgcagtcttgcttgactgaaagcgctctctgatgcaacagttgaagcttgaattgataaaatatcccgagccatccttgcaagaacaggaaaatgtttttcccttgccttccaccattccaaaagatcaaaagagccgtctggattctccttttcaagtccctgagacaaataaacttgaagctcatttagatgtgaagtttcatcataattttcaccttgagacccctgaactccgtccaagatttaagagcttttaagcccgcaactcttttagaggattgtgagctagacgaagtaggggttggaatagttggcctagcatgctctaaggcaagttgataagcattataaactgtttgagcgttaatcttaattgaagcttttgcatctgcaagtgtcgcaatttcctcatttgaaagatctaaagccttataaatatttgaataccaaaaatgaggacctcccaatttcattgtaggatttagcattgcagcaagaccataaataggagggataggaaaaaaatattttttaaacttttgtttcatttcatttatagcaagttcataaatatccccaccctcactaaattcaacaaacaaatcagatagtgctgcaatataaactaaacagtttgaaatagtaggataatattgcccagaaaatgcatttgttgcaatttgaaaatgttctaaaaaatctaaaagaattttaacattagtccaatcttgagtggtaagcatttcatcatcatcttcaccacctacccgagaattaaacgttgcattaattgggtttctatattcatatgctactactaaactttcgtacatacaattccatctagtcgggcaaggtttaggaacctttctttctctaaggccatattcatcacattttttaaaatactctctaagtctacttctacggtttgaataaaaaagccaattaagagccattctaaccttttcaatttctatgtttaatattcgcataccatcaccgacaattaaatgataaatatgacaaatacatctaacatggaaaatattagtaaatgcaggatttagtgttgttgtaagcatgcctatagcactggtgttactagaagcattatccattgaaattgccattattttatcgctaaagcaaaaatatctacaaatatctgcaacagtgttagctataaatttacctgtgtgacgcgaattaattattctatatgcaattatgcgtttttgcattatccattcttcatctatccaatgacttgtaacagttaggtaatcacaatcattaccacttctaccaatatcagtagtaatagaaatccgattaggtatatgagtaaataaataacgcaaatattgttcatattcatgtttgaatttataaatatcactcttaactgttgcgcgaggccaacctttataagtaggattaaacactcttctaatataatgaacccaattgaattccaaactaatgatgtttctaagcgtttagcaggttctctattaaaagtaggagtttctacaggtgggtcgaccggtgcatcacttgggttattaagaggactagtaggtgtatcatctaaatccggtgcttgagtttcatcatcatcctcattttcctcattattttctaagatggtttcattaggataaagagcattcataatttcatcatctaatctatcacctggtgcaacattatgataaaattcactatcggtaaattgaaaacaagggtgatcactatcaagaattacggaaggaggaggacgtctaggttggcgactactttcaacttgcttatcttttctaggtcggggagccgggggaagggtagttggttggccactactttcaccggttttatcttttcctttaccaaacatttttttcaaagtaaatgccatattaattataattatgcaaactaaaccacacaaaaatatattataaaaacgtaagagttgaaacgagtttaccggattgccgaacaacttcttgaaaattgaaaatcgttgaacacttgaaaacttcaattcaacaacttcacaatttttcacgaaatttcaacaataaattaagtaattgtagtagagagattgagagagattgagagatattgagagatattgatgaattggtgaataaaaatgaaagaatgagggggtatttatagttgagaaatggggaaaagtgtaattatataaagtttggggttaaaataaagtttgggggccaaatggccatttttttaacttaaaaaacggtcatattttcagcccaaacggctagattttaaatatggccgtttgattttttttttttttttttttttttttttaaaatagccgttgggcccgccaggcccgccaggaccggcccagg is a genomic window of Nicotiana tabacum cultivar K326 chromosome 16, ASM71507v2, whole genome shotgun sequence containing:
- the LOC107806230 gene encoding protein PLANT CADMIUM RESISTANCE 2 translates to MNSSTSSSDQYHKFSSSYGDETPPPPQTGVPVSSKGQLYVESVDPPLAMYRKKKNLVPWSTGLCDCMSDPKNCCITFWCPCITFGQIAEIIDKGSNSCGVSGALYAIIICVTGCPCFYSCFYRSKMRQQYLLKENPCGDCLVHCFCEACALCQEYRELKNRGVDMSIGWHGNVERQNRGLIMPPTVEGGMSR